One part of the Pseudomonadota bacterium genome encodes these proteins:
- a CDS encoding PAS domain S-box protein codes for MGGSGPSTTGFSRLSHVALAAMLLALAAGGFAYYKSEERRIGREAYAEIHAIAALKADEIELWRAERRFDASKLEGNPFLADAVAAFLEAPLDETQVSRLRTVLRLETRGSIYTDALLIGNDGRIRLSVRDRPDPVSKELKAAIDEAVARRSPVLADLYRCPRGVVYSDVVAPVLRGDGSPIAAIALHADVDALLFSLVQSWPTPSPSAETLLVRREGDEVVFLNELRHRKNTPLALRYPLTRTEVPAVQAVLGKRGQFRGADYRGVEVIADMLPIEGSDWFMVAKVDADEVLSEARYRGGMVALFVALAVLLAAATARVGRRRREAGHFRNLYAAERRLREAEEELRTAFYSIGDAVITTDREGRVRQMNPVAARLTGWNEAEARGRPLADVFHIVHEETRAAAEDPVARVLREGQIVGLANHTVLIARDGIQRPIADSGAPIRDESDAITGVVLVFRDQTDERAAQAALRTAQERQRAILSAVPDIVMEVDDRRIYTWANGPGKEFFGDDVFGKEAAVYFVGEQNVYEQVLPLFEGAEQVVYLESWQRRRDGEKRLLAWWCRVLKDEQGNVTGALSTARDITDQKIAEEALRESETRFRGVFESSTTGKSLTAPNGRLLRVNPAFALMLGRSMEEMQRANFAELTHPDDLAESLECVRCLVANERSSYRMEKRYRHLDGHFVWTDVGTTLLRDSAGAPLYFVTSINDITERKQVEEALRASEEKYRVLVENAEEAIFVAQGGMLRFANSNTKKMLGYPAEELSTRPFADFIHPDDRALVMDRHVRRSRGEELPSRYVLRIFNWAGDTIWMELNVVVIVWDGAPATLNFATDITYRKREEARRGELEEQLRSAQKMEAIGGLAGGIAHDFNNLLSVILSFADFALAGVPKDDPVRDDLLEVKKAGERAAMLTRQLLAFGRRQILQPAPLDLNRVVAEFEKMLRRTIGEDIDFEQILAPDLGLVHADPGQIGQVLMNLVINAREAMPEGGKLTIETADVELDGEYAATHADVKPGPYVLLAVTDSGCGMEAETRERIFEPFFTTKSGKGTGLGLSTVHGIVKQSGGDVWVYSEPGIGTTFKVYLPRLIEHATFTPPSRGPEAPAAGTETVLVVEDEEAVRNLVVRILRGAGYAVLPASNGAEALDVCGAHPGEIHLVLTDVVMPDMNGKALADRLAEARPGIRVLYMSGYTDDAIVHHGALDQETSFIAKPFNAADLARKVREVLDGE; via the coding sequence ATGGGGGGCTCCGGCCCGAGCACCACTGGCTTCTCCAGATTGTCGCACGTCGCCCTGGCGGCGATGTTGCTGGCCCTCGCGGCCGGGGGCTTCGCCTATTACAAAAGCGAGGAGCGGCGCATCGGCCGGGAGGCCTACGCGGAGATCCATGCCATCGCCGCGCTGAAGGCGGATGAGATAGAGCTCTGGCGAGCGGAGCGTCGCTTCGACGCGTCGAAGCTCGAGGGGAACCCGTTCCTCGCGGACGCGGTGGCCGCGTTCCTGGAGGCGCCGCTCGACGAGACCCAGGTGTCCAGGTTGCGAACGGTCCTGCGTTTGGAAACACGCGGGAGCATCTACACGGACGCCCTGCTGATCGGGAACGACGGAAGGATACGGCTGTCGGTCCGGGATCGGCCCGATCCGGTGAGCAAGGAGCTGAAGGCGGCCATCGACGAGGCGGTGGCGAGGCGCTCGCCGGTGCTCGCCGATCTCTACAGGTGCCCGCGAGGCGTCGTGTACTCGGACGTGGTCGCGCCCGTGCTCCGAGGCGACGGGAGCCCGATCGCCGCGATTGCGCTGCACGCCGACGTCGATGCCCTCCTCTTCTCGCTCGTCCAGTCCTGGCCCACGCCGAGCCCGAGCGCGGAGACGTTGCTCGTCCGGCGGGAGGGCGACGAGGTCGTGTTCCTCAACGAGCTGCGGCACCGGAAGAACACCCCGCTCGCGCTGCGCTATCCGTTGACCCGCACGGAAGTTCCGGCCGTGCAGGCCGTGCTCGGAAAGCGCGGGCAGTTCCGCGGCGCCGACTACCGCGGCGTGGAGGTGATCGCCGACATGCTGCCGATCGAGGGCTCGGACTGGTTCATGGTGGCCAAGGTCGACGCCGACGAGGTCCTGTCCGAGGCCCGCTACCGCGGCGGGATGGTCGCCCTCTTCGTCGCCCTGGCCGTTCTCCTGGCCGCGGCCACGGCACGCGTCGGTCGTCGGCGGCGCGAGGCGGGCCACTTCCGGAACCTGTACGCGGCGGAGCGGAGGCTGCGGGAGGCCGAGGAGGAGCTGCGCACCGCCTTCTACTCCATCGGCGACGCGGTCATCACGACGGACAGGGAGGGCAGAGTCCGGCAGATGAACCCCGTGGCCGCGAGGCTCACCGGCTGGAACGAGGCCGAGGCGCGGGGCCGGCCGCTCGCGGATGTGTTCCACATCGTCCACGAGGAGACGCGCGCAGCGGCCGAGGACCCGGTCGCGCGCGTGCTGCGCGAAGGCCAGATCGTGGGGCTGGCCAACCACACGGTGCTTATCGCCCGAGACGGGATCCAGCGCCCGATCGCCGACAGCGGCGCGCCGATCCGCGACGAGAGCGACGCGATCACCGGCGTCGTGCTCGTCTTCCGGGACCAGACCGACGAGCGCGCGGCGCAAGCGGCGCTGCGAACAGCCCAGGAGCGCCAGCGGGCGATCCTGTCCGCCGTTCCCGACATCGTCATGGAGGTGGACGACCGCAGGATCTACACGTGGGCGAACGGGCCGGGCAAGGAGTTCTTCGGGGACGACGTGTTCGGCAAGGAGGCCGCCGTCTATTTCGTGGGCGAGCAGAACGTCTACGAGCAGGTCTTGCCCTTGTTCGAGGGAGCCGAGCAGGTCGTCTACCTCGAGAGCTGGCAGCGGCGCAGGGACGGGGAGAAGCGGCTCCTCGCCTGGTGGTGCCGAGTGCTCAAGGACGAGCAGGGGAACGTGACGGGCGCCCTGTCCACCGCGCGCGACATCACGGATCAGAAGATCGCGGAGGAGGCGCTGCGCGAAAGCGAGACACGCTTCCGCGGCGTCTTCGAGAGCTCGACCACGGGCAAGTCGCTGACCGCACCGAACGGCAGGCTCCTCCGCGTGAACCCCGCGTTCGCTTTGATGCTCGGACGCTCGATGGAGGAGATGCAGCGCGCCAACTTCGCCGAGCTGACGCACCCGGACGACCTGGCCGAGAGCCTGGAGTGCGTCCGATGCCTGGTGGCGAACGAGCGATCCAGCTACAGGATGGAGAAGCGGTACCGGCACCTGGACGGCCACTTCGTCTGGACGGACGTGGGCACGACGCTGCTGCGGGACTCGGCCGGCGCTCCTTTGTACTTCGTGACCAGCATCAACGACATCACCGAGCGCAAGCAGGTCGAGGAAGCGCTGCGCGCGAGCGAGGAGAAGTACCGGGTCCTCGTGGAGAACGCCGAGGAGGCCATCTTCGTCGCCCAGGGCGGCATGCTGCGGTTCGCCAACTCGAACACGAAGAAGATGCTCGGATACCCGGCGGAAGAGCTGTCCACGCGACCGTTCGCCGATTTCATCCATCCGGACGATCGCGCGCTGGTCATGGACCGGCACGTCCGGCGGTCGCGCGGCGAGGAGCTGCCGTCCCGGTACGTCCTCCGGATTTTCAACTGGGCCGGCGACACGATCTGGATGGAGCTGAACGTCGTGGTGATCGTGTGGGACGGCGCGCCCGCGACCTTGAACTTCGCGACCGACATCACCTATCGCAAACGCGAGGAGGCGCGGCGAGGCGAGCTCGAAGAGCAGCTGCGGAGCGCCCAGAAGATGGAGGCGATAGGCGGCCTCGCGGGCGGCATCGCGCACGACTTCAACAACCTGCTCTCCGTGATCCTGAGCTTCGCGGACTTCGCGCTGGCCGGCGTTCCCAAAGACGATCCGGTACGCGACGACCTGCTCGAGGTGAAGAAGGCCGGCGAGCGCGCCGCGATGCTCACGCGGCAGCTCCTCGCGTTCGGCCGCAGGCAGATCCTGCAGCCCGCGCCGCTCGACCTGAACCGGGTCGTGGCGGAGTTCGAGAAGATGCTCCGGCGGACCATCGGCGAGGACATCGACTTCGAGCAGATCCTCGCACCGGACCTCGGCCTCGTCCACGCCGATCCGGGACAGATCGGGCAGGTGCTCATGAACCTGGTGATCAACGCGCGGGAGGCCATGCCGGAGGGCGGCAAGCTCACCATCGAGACCGCCGACGTGGAGCTCGACGGGGAGTACGCCGCGACCCACGCGGACGTGAAGCCGGGCCCCTACGTCCTGCTCGCGGTCACGGACTCCGGCTGCGGGATGGAAGCCGAGACGCGGGAGCGGATCTTCGAGCCGTTCTTCACGACCAAGAGCGGCAAGGGGACGGGCCTGGGTCTCTCCACGGTCCACGGCATCGTCAAGCAGAGCGGCGGCGACGTCTGGGTGTACAGCGAGCCCGGCATCGGGACGACCTTCAAGGTCTACCTGCCGAGGCTGATCGAGCACGCGACCTTTACCCCGCCGAGCCGCGGCCCCGAGGCGCCGGCCGCGGGGACCGAGACCGTCCTCGTGGTGGAGGACGAGGAGGCGGTGAGGAACCTCGTCGTGCGGATCCTGCGTGGCGCCGGCTACGCCGTCCTGCCCGCCTCCAACGGGGCCGAGGCGCTCGACGTCTGCGGGGCGCACCCGGGCGAGATCCACCTCGTCCTGACCGACGTCGTGATGCCCGACATGAACGGAAAGGCGCTCGCCGACAGGCTGGCGGAAGCGCGCCCCGGGATCAGGGTGCTCTACATGTCCGGGTACACGGACGACGCGATCGTCCACCACGGCGCGCTGGACCAGGAAACCAGCTTCA
- a CDS encoding protein kinase has product MVRIVGVGERLLDGVIEDLVTAVHRRRPESHELLEKADYLFALATQLDWTDDVAADIEDLKRHLAAGWERRLWEASTKAKRHLLSGDPGSAAGALKEAVREIAMGAEWRPLAFSSYDDLVDPESLEAGGTTRDDAPPSDAAAHASDTIPAAEFDPLIGTVLDGRYLVTGALGEGGMGRVYRATHVLMDKQVALKVIHTDLVHVEDITQRFEREAKSSSRLTDPHCITVTDFGRTPDGTLFLVMELLDGESLETRMSGGRCLTVEKALDVVKQLLRGLGHAHAQGVVHRDLKPENVYLTTHGEETDFVKIIDFGIAKLVSTEEGGENLTRKGVVFGTPKYMSPEQAAGDKIDQRTDLYTVGVMLWEMLTGTAPFEADSEIDVVWKHLTAPPPLLADRGRFPRGLQELIDRAMAKRPDDRFASAEEFLEAIGRLDPEAEPPTGVFELVHKLEQRAVRVSPPRRLSRLPGRWRLVIASACALLVVGIIVATAVGGDDEEKPEPVVVVQPERTSEKHEIIDESAELLDRAAAQIRIGRGAEAVITVKEALVLKPGHPPALLLLGHAELSSGERDQAMKDYEKALAADAALAADVRLQENLREGLKWAVQREKAAWLLAAYGGRAEIEFLTGLASSALIEGDVRRAVRSALAETNHGAGIDWLASLTADFNELTSCKQRREVIEQMAKTGDAGFLPLLAKHRPIKTKKRFGRTKTTNACIGDAVEAAISALKSGGSSDADGP; this is encoded by the coding sequence TTGGTAAGGATCGTCGGCGTGGGCGAACGGTTGTTGGACGGCGTGATCGAGGACCTGGTAACGGCTGTGCACCGTCGGCGCCCCGAGTCTCACGAGCTGCTCGAAAAAGCCGATTACCTCTTCGCCTTGGCCACCCAGCTGGACTGGACCGACGACGTTGCCGCCGACATCGAGGATCTCAAGCGCCACCTGGCGGCCGGCTGGGAGCGGCGCCTCTGGGAAGCCTCGACAAAGGCCAAGCGGCACCTGCTTTCAGGCGATCCGGGGAGCGCCGCCGGCGCCCTCAAGGAGGCCGTTCGCGAGATCGCGATGGGTGCCGAGTGGAGACCGCTCGCGTTCTCCAGCTACGACGACCTCGTCGATCCCGAAAGCCTCGAAGCGGGCGGCACGACGCGGGACGATGCCCCTCCTTCGGACGCCGCCGCGCACGCGTCGGACACGATCCCCGCGGCGGAGTTCGACCCCCTGATCGGCACCGTGCTCGACGGGCGTTACCTCGTCACCGGCGCGCTCGGCGAGGGCGGCATGGGCCGCGTCTACAGGGCGACCCATGTGCTCATGGACAAGCAGGTCGCGCTCAAGGTCATCCACACCGATCTCGTGCATGTCGAAGACATCACGCAGCGCTTCGAGCGCGAGGCCAAGTCGTCGAGCCGGCTCACGGATCCGCACTGCATCACCGTCACCGACTTCGGCCGGACGCCCGACGGGACGCTGTTCCTCGTGATGGAGCTGCTCGACGGCGAATCGCTCGAGACGCGGATGAGCGGCGGCAGGTGCCTCACGGTGGAAAAAGCGCTCGACGTGGTGAAACAGTTGCTCCGCGGGCTTGGCCACGCCCACGCCCAGGGCGTCGTGCACCGCGACCTGAAGCCCGAGAACGTCTACCTCACGACCCACGGCGAGGAGACCGATTTCGTCAAGATCATCGATTTCGGGATCGCGAAGCTCGTGTCCACCGAGGAGGGTGGGGAGAACCTCACGCGCAAGGGCGTCGTCTTCGGCACGCCGAAGTACATGTCTCCCGAGCAGGCGGCCGGCGACAAGATCGATCAGCGCACCGATCTGTACACCGTGGGCGTCATGCTCTGGGAGATGCTCACCGGCACCGCGCCGTTCGAGGCGGACTCGGAGATCGACGTCGTCTGGAAACACCTCACCGCGCCGCCGCCGCTCCTCGCCGATCGCGGCCGCTTCCCGCGCGGCCTGCAAGAGCTGATCGATCGCGCCATGGCCAAGCGCCCCGACGACAGGTTCGCGAGCGCCGAGGAGTTCCTCGAGGCGATCGGGAGGCTCGATCCCGAGGCGGAACCGCCGACCGGCGTCTTCGAGCTGGTACACAAGCTCGAGCAGCGCGCCGTGCGAGTGTCTCCGCCTCGCCGACTCTCCCGCCTCCCCGGGCGTTGGCGCCTCGTGATCGCTTCGGCGTGCGCGCTGCTCGTCGTCGGGATCATCGTCGCGACGGCGGTCGGCGGAGACGACGAGGAGAAGCCCGAGCCGGTCGTCGTCGTCCAGCCGGAAAGGACCAGCGAGAAGCACGAGATAATCGATGAATCCGCGGAGCTCCTGGACCGCGCGGCCGCCCAGATCAGGATCGGAAGGGGAGCGGAGGCGGTGATCACGGTGAAGGAGGCGCTCGTGCTCAAGCCGGGGCACCCGCCCGCGCTGCTCCTCCTCGGCCACGCGGAGCTCTCGTCCGGCGAGCGGGACCAGGCGATGAAGGACTATGAGAAAGCGCTGGCTGCCGATGCCGCGCTCGCGGCAGACGTCCGGCTTCAGGAGAACCTGCGCGAGGGGCTCAAGTGGGCCGTGCAACGCGAGAAGGCCGCCTGGCTCCTCGCGGCGTACGGCGGTCGGGCGGAAATCGAGTTTCTCACGGGGCTCGCGAGCTCCGCGCTCATCGAAGGCGACGTGCGGCGGGCGGTCCGCAGCGCGCTCGCCGAGACGAATCACGGCGCGGGGATCGACTGGCTCGCGTCCCTGACCGCGGACTTCAACGAGCTGACGAGCTGCAAGCAGCGCAGGGAAGTGATCGAGCAGATGGCGAAGACCGGTGATGCGGGATTCCTTCCGCTCCTCGCGAAGCACCGCCCGATCAAGACCAAGAAGCGGTTTGGGCGGACGAAGACGACAAACGCCTGCATCGGTGATGCGGTCGAGGCTGCGATCTCCGCCTTGAAATCCGGTGGCAGCTCCGACGCCGACGGCCCGTAG
- a CDS encoding diguanylate cyclase, with the protein MKEQGGQPRRRRVLVIEDSESQALRLSLLLQNNGYEPVVAANGRQGLDLLDQGGISIAITDWVMPEVDGPAFCRAVRAREPSGYVYVILVTAKGETSVVVAGLEAGADDFMFKPIDAAVLLARLRTADRILDLERSLVERNREIEKLAVTDALTGLYNRRYLVDRLEEERRRSARYGHVLSLIMGDVDHFKAVNDRLGHQAGDAVLRAVADALVRGTRQGVDWAARFGGEEFVVVMPETEPVGAMIAAERLRRVVEGLAVDVAGKRVTVTMSFGVASLDPASAAKDASISELLQLADARLYEAKGRGRNRSVSD; encoded by the coding sequence GTGAAGGAACAGGGGGGACAACCGAGACGGCGACGCGTCCTCGTGATCGAGGACAGCGAATCCCAGGCGCTGCGCCTGTCGCTCCTCCTGCAGAACAACGGGTACGAGCCGGTCGTCGCGGCGAACGGCCGACAGGGCCTCGATCTTCTCGACCAGGGAGGAATCTCCATCGCGATCACGGACTGGGTGATGCCCGAGGTGGACGGGCCGGCCTTCTGCAGGGCGGTTCGCGCGCGGGAGCCGAGCGGCTACGTGTACGTAATCCTGGTGACCGCCAAAGGCGAGACCTCCGTCGTGGTGGCGGGCCTCGAGGCCGGAGCCGACGACTTCATGTTCAAGCCGATCGACGCGGCGGTGCTGCTCGCGCGCCTCCGCACCGCAGACCGCATCCTGGACCTGGAGCGCTCGCTCGTCGAACGGAACCGCGAGATCGAGAAGCTGGCGGTCACCGACGCCCTGACCGGGCTGTACAACCGGCGTTACCTCGTCGACCGGCTGGAGGAGGAGCGGCGCCGGAGCGCGCGCTACGGGCACGTCCTCTCGCTGATCATGGGAGACGTCGATCACTTCAAGGCGGTGAACGACCGGCTCGGGCACCAGGCCGGCGACGCCGTGCTCCGCGCGGTCGCCGACGCGCTCGTCCGCGGGACGAGGCAGGGTGTGGACTGGGCGGCCCGGTTCGGCGGCGAGGAGTTCGTCGTGGTGATGCCGGAGACCGAGCCCGTCGGGGCGATGATCGCCGCGGAGAGGCTCCGGCGCGTGGTGGAGGGGCTCGCGGTCGACGTGGCCGGCAAACGGGTCACGGTCACGATGAGCTTCGGCGTGGCGAGCCTCGACCCCGCCTCGGCGGCTAAGGACGCCTCCATCAGCGAGCTCCTCCAGCTCGCGGATGCCCGGCTGTACGAGGCCAAGGGCCGAGGGCGCAACCGGTCGGTTTCGGATTGA
- a CDS encoding PAS domain S-box protein, protein MDAETNTLKAEIVYLRDADMQWHALFDSLKCAVWLMDPDMKVLYANRATRALFGVEPEAIVGRHCWEVVHGTSAPIPECPVLRAIKTLESESTLLRFGERWLEITGSPVVDGDGRMTGIVHLVDDVTGRVQAGDAGRQSDEKYRLLAEHVSDVIWTTDLELRFTYLSPSHERMSGYSVEESLGTKADGILTPASAKAVAEALAEEPEPELRGGADPKRTRHMELEQTNKDGSVIWTEVNMSFLRDGHGRPVGIMGVSRNVTEKRRLQTSLSQADRLANMGMLAAGVAHEINNPLSYVLYNLETLALDLPRIADDLSNCRAGLVERFGQEAVDELLRERTSVLRPELLADLKEQLREALTGTDRIRAIVRGLGTFSRVERGDVSPIDVRQSVEHAVNMARNEIRYRARLVTDIGLTPPIMGSDGKIAQVVLNLLVNAAQAIGEGDVAHNEIRVRTWAEDGGVLIEVADTGAGIPKESLEQIFEPFFTTKPVGVGSGLGLSICRKIVEDFGGEIRVASAVGTGTRFTIRFPAVAADDEDVAAVLRRASSAPPEARGRILVVDDEAGIRKAMARILGSKHEIVTAASGEEAQKILAEDQAFDVVFLDVMMPSVTGIDVHAWLAARSPDLARRVVFFTGGTFTTRANEYLAGVSNQRFEKPFDVAKLMKRAAELVREAKGGAP, encoded by the coding sequence ATGGATGCGGAGACGAACACACTGAAGGCCGAAATCGTCTACTTGCGCGACGCGGACATGCAGTGGCACGCGTTGTTCGATTCTCTGAAGTGCGCCGTCTGGTTGATGGACCCCGACATGAAGGTCCTGTACGCGAACCGGGCCACGCGCGCGCTCTTCGGTGTCGAGCCGGAAGCGATCGTCGGCAGGCACTGCTGGGAGGTCGTCCACGGGACGTCCGCGCCGATCCCCGAGTGCCCCGTGCTGCGCGCGATCAAGACCCTCGAGAGCGAATCCACGCTGCTGCGGTTCGGCGAGCGTTGGCTCGAGATCACCGGGAGCCCGGTCGTCGACGGCGACGGGCGGATGACCGGGATCGTGCATCTCGTCGACGACGTCACCGGTCGCGTGCAGGCCGGTGACGCCGGCCGTCAGAGCGACGAGAAGTACCGACTGCTCGCCGAGCACGTCAGCGACGTCATCTGGACGACGGACCTCGAGCTCCGGTTCACGTACTTGAGCCCGTCGCACGAACGGATGAGCGGATACTCGGTCGAGGAGTCTCTCGGGACGAAAGCGGACGGCATCCTCACGCCGGCGTCGGCCAAGGCCGTCGCCGAGGCGTTGGCCGAAGAGCCCGAACCCGAACTCCGCGGCGGCGCCGATCCGAAGAGGACCCGGCACATGGAGCTCGAGCAGACCAACAAGGACGGAAGCGTCATCTGGACCGAGGTCAACATGTCGTTCCTGCGGGACGGGCACGGGCGCCCTGTCGGGATCATGGGCGTGAGCCGCAACGTCACGGAGAAGCGCAGGCTTCAGACGAGCCTGTCGCAGGCGGATCGCCTCGCGAACATGGGCATGCTGGCCGCGGGCGTGGCGCACGAGATCAACAACCCGCTGTCCTACGTGCTCTACAACCTGGAGACCCTGGCGCTGGATCTCCCCCGGATAGCGGACGACCTGTCCAACTGCCGCGCGGGGCTCGTGGAGCGGTTCGGTCAGGAGGCGGTCGACGAGCTCCTGCGCGAGAGAACGAGCGTCCTCCGGCCCGAGCTGCTCGCGGACCTGAAGGAGCAGCTGCGCGAGGCGCTGACGGGCACGGATCGCATCCGGGCCATCGTGCGGGGGCTCGGGACGTTCTCGAGGGTCGAGAGGGGCGACGTGAGCCCGATCGACGTGCGGCAGTCCGTGGAGCACGCCGTGAACATGGCCCGCAACGAGATACGATACCGGGCGCGCCTCGTCACCGACATCGGGTTGACGCCGCCTATCATGGGGTCGGACGGGAAGATCGCGCAGGTCGTCCTGAACCTCCTCGTGAACGCCGCCCAGGCGATCGGCGAGGGCGACGTGGCGCACAACGAGATCCGCGTGCGGACCTGGGCCGAGGACGGCGGGGTGCTCATCGAAGTCGCCGACACCGGCGCCGGCATCCCGAAGGAGAGCCTGGAACAGATCTTCGAGCCGTTCTTCACGACCAAGCCTGTCGGCGTGGGCTCGGGGCTGGGGCTCTCCATCTGCAGGAAGATCGTCGAGGACTTCGGCGGCGAGATCCGCGTGGCGAGCGCGGTCGGGACCGGGACGCGGTTCACGATCCGGTTCCCCGCCGTGGCCGCGGACGACGAGGACGTTGCCGCCGTGCTGCGCCGGGCGAGCTCGGCCCCGCCCGAGGCCCGCGGGCGCATCCTCGTCGTGGACGACGAGGCCGGGATCCGCAAGGCGATGGCGCGGATCCTCGGGAGCAAGCACGAGATCGTGACCGCGGCGTCGGGCGAAGAGGCGCAGAAGATCCTCGCCGAGGACCAGGCGTTCGATGTCGTGTTCCTCGACGTGATGATGCCGAGCGTCACCGGGATCGACGTGCACGCCTGGCTGGCGGCACGGAGCCCGGATCTCGCCCGGAGGGTCGTCTTCTTCACCGGCGGCACGTTCACGACGCGCGCCAACGAGTACCTCGCCGGTGTCTCGAACCAGCGGTTCGAGAAGCCGTTCGACGTCGCGAAGCTGATGAAGAGGGCGGCCGAGCTCGTCCGAGAGGCGAAAGGCGGTGCTCCGTGA
- a CDS encoding response regulator codes for MEKKEVRSRILVVDDEKKERELFVRLLEGKGYQTTAVPDGGSALEAVSAAPPDLILLDLRMPGIDGFEVTTRLKSAAATKSIPIIMVTGADDRESRIRAPECGVEEFLLKPIDRDELLPRVRNLLKLKQYGDLLAEHAKTSDRLVKNATIRLREAYRDITFTLTRAAEYRDEDTGAHVRRVANYTWEIASCLGLERTFLDEIFYAAPMHDVGKIGVPDSILLKAGSLTAEEWVLMRKHTEIGNNILAYGRTPFTKMGAEIALSHHERWDGTGYPKQLKGEEIPLSGRIMNICDQYDAMRSKRPYKPPFDHAKVMEILTKGDGRTMVSHFDPDVHGAFLRCSDRFAEIFDNLQDEE; via the coding sequence ATGGAAAAAAAGGAAGTGAGATCGAGGATCCTCGTCGTCGACGACGAGAAGAAGGAGCGGGAGCTGTTCGTGCGCCTTCTCGAGGGCAAAGGCTACCAGACGACGGCCGTGCCCGATGGGGGATCGGCGCTCGAAGCGGTATCCGCCGCACCTCCGGATCTCATCCTCCTCGATCTGCGGATGCCGGGGATCGACGGTTTCGAGGTCACGACTCGGTTGAAGTCCGCTGCGGCGACGAAGTCGATCCCGATCATCATGGTCACGGGAGCCGACGACCGGGAGTCCAGAATCCGAGCCCCCGAGTGCGGCGTGGAGGAGTTTCTCCTCAAGCCTATCGATCGCGACGAGCTCTTGCCCCGCGTCCGGAACCTCCTCAAGCTCAAGCAGTACGGCGACCTCCTCGCGGAACACGCCAAGACGTCGGACCGCCTGGTGAAGAACGCGACGATCAGGCTCCGCGAGGCGTATCGGGATATCACCTTCACCTTGACGCGCGCCGCCGAGTACCGCGACGAGGACACCGGAGCGCACGTCCGCCGCGTCGCCAACTATACGTGGGAGATCGCCTCCTGCCTGGGGTTGGAGCGGACCTTCCTCGACGAGATCTTCTACGCGGCACCCATGCACGACGTGGGGAAGATCGGCGTCCCGGACTCGATCCTCCTCAAGGCCGGCTCGCTGACCGCCGAGGAGTGGGTGCTCATGCGCAAGCACACGGAGATCGGCAACAACATCCTCGCATACGGGCGGACGCCGTTCACGAAGATGGGCGCCGAGATCGCGCTCTCCCACCACGAAAGGTGGGACGGCACGGGGTACCCGAAGCAGCTCAAGGGCGAGGAGATCCCGCTGTCGGGGCGCATCATGAACATCTGCGACCAGTACGACGCGATGCGCAGCAAGCGCCCTTACAAGCCTCCGTTCGACCACGCGAAGGTGATGGAGATCCTGACGAAGGGCGACGGCCGGACGATGGTCTCCCACTTCGATCCGGACGTCCACGGCGCCTTCCTGCGATGCTCGGACCGTTTCGCCGAGATCTTCGACAACCTCCAGGACGAGGAGTAG